DNA from Deinococcus deserti VCD115:
TTGAACAGATTCACCTGGCCGTGAGCGTCACAGGCGACGATGCCTTCGGCCAGACTTTCAAGCAGCGCACGCAGGAAGCGGCGCTCCTGTTCCAGGTCTCGGGTACGGTCCCGCACCCGCGTTTCGAGCTCCAGGTTCAGACGGTGAAGCTCCGCCTCCGCCAGCTTGCGTTCCGTGATGTTTGAAATGACCGCAATGATGTACTGTGGCTCGCCGGTCTCAGAGCGCACGACGGTGACCCCTGAATTGGACCAGACTATCGTGCCGTCACCACGCACGTATCGTTTTTCGAGAGTAGTGGCTGCGACCTCTCCGGAAAGGACCCGTCCTAACGCAGCAAACGTGTCGTTCAGATCATCCGGATGCGTCACGTCCTTTACGCTCATGCCAGCAAGCTGCTCCTGGGAGTACCCCAGGAAGGCCGCCGCAGCTGGATTCACATCGATGAACGTTCCGTCCAGAGAAATCCGGGTTACGCCGGCAATGGTGTATTCGACCAGGGCACGGTAACGTTCCTCACGCTCACGAAGCTGCATCTCCGCTTCATGTCGTTCAGTGACGTCCTCGTGCGTGCCGATCCATTCGACCAGTTGACCGTTATCGCTGAGCACAGGGGTGGCGCGCGCCTGCATGAAACGGTACTGGCCATCGTGACGGCGCAGGCGGTGCTGCACCTCGTACAGGCACTGGGTCTCTACCGCCCGCATCCACGCTTGCAGGACGTCCTTACGGTCGTCTGGGTGAATGGCATCCAGCCAGCCCCGACCGAGCTGCTGCTCCGCGTTTTGCCCGGTAAAGCGGCTCCAGGATGGCTGCTCGCCTGGGAACTCGCCGTGTGGAGTACAGCTCCAGACGATCTGGGCGCTGGCTTGAACGAGCGACTGGAAGCGCCGCTCATTCATCCGGGCATCCTGTTTCAGCTGTGTATTGTCGAGGGCGCTGGCGGCCTGTGCCGCAATGATGGTAGCGAGCCGCTCTGATCGTCCGTTGAAGATGCCTGGTCGTTCATGACTGAAAAAGAACCGGCCAATGACTTCACCGGAGCGGGAAATGGCGGGAATGGCAAGAAAACTGCGCACTGCCAGGGACCCCTGAGGCATCGCCTCACACGCGGGGGCACGACCGAACCGTGCGTCCTGGGTGATGTCGTCGGCGCGCAAAATGCCCCGGTCGTCGACCTTTGGTGCGAACGCCGAGGCCATGTGGTGCAAAGGAGAGTTGACAAAAGTATCTTTCGGAACGCCCGACAGGGAGTACTGGGGAAGCTGTTCGCCCCGCTGATCCTTGAGGGTGTAGATGAATACGCCGCACTGAGCGCAGGTCAGCCTGACAGCTGCGTCCGTCACGGTCTGAGCAAGCCCTTCCTCGTCGAGCTGCGCAGAAATGGCCTCGTTTATCTGATCGAGTGCCGTCAGCAGCTCATGGTGCTCAACGTCATCCGTCTGGAGCGGCGTGAGGGTGACAAGCCATTGGTCATCGAAACCGGTGAGGTAGGAAAACTGAGCCTGCGCGAGGACGCAGTCGTTCCCCTGTTCAAGGGGCAGCTGAAGCTCAAGTGCGAAGGGGGCCCGTGTGTCCTGCGCGTGACGCCATGCGTGTGCACCTGCGTCCTGCTGGTGTGCCCCAAGGAACTCCGTGAAGTGCTGGCGGAGTACGGGCATCTCTGGTAGACGAAGTTGCACTTGATAGGCCTTATTGGCAAAAATGATTGTTCCCTGGCCATCTAGGATCCAGGTAGGGGACGGGAGAGCATCGAGGAGTGTGCCCTGCAGCGGCTCGAATCCAGAGCGATTCGAGGAAGGGATCAACATGCAGGCACTATTCCAGACTTTATGTCCGGAATGAAGACACCATCCATTAGATAAGGAGTCGTTATTGCATACCTACCGATTCTTAAACCTCCTATCTATTCTGCGCGCTACAGAGGGTGGATCAGCTGCTGGCAGGCGCAGTGCACTGCAGCGAAGCGGTCATCACAGATGACGGTTTCCCTAGTGGCTGAGCACTTCCTCAGGATGGCGAGTCGGGTCTGTCCAACCAGGCCGGACAGCGGGATCATTCGCCACGAAAAGGTTGCCGGCTTTGGCCAACCCCTCAAAGCGCTGCAGGTTCCTTAGGCTGTCTTCGGGCAACCGGAGTGCTGTGGCGTCAATCAACAGACTGGCAAGCATCATCATGGAAGCTGGGACCGCTGTGGTCGGGGTGTTGCTGACGGGGACCACCAGGGTCTCGGTGACGCCCTCCGTAAAGATCAGTCCCGAGGGATCGGTGACGAGGATGACCTGTACGTCGCGCTGCTGCAGAAGACCGAGCATCCGGGCCAGGTCCCCTGTCATTCGCGGGACGCTGAACAGCAGCGCACAATCGCCAGCACTGTAGTGAACAGCCTGCGTGAACAGTGAAGCGTTAAATTCTGTCGCGCACTGGACCTGGGGACGCAGGCGCGAGAGGTACAGATGCGTATGGACTGCCAGGGAAGTACTGGCTGCGCATCCAGCCACCAGAACACTTCTGGATTGGGTCAGCAGTTCAACACTCCTGTGAAATGCCTTGGTTTCAACCAACGATTGCAGGCTGCGCAGGTGGAGAATCTCCTGGTTGATAAGGCTGGCAAGACCGCCGTTCCCTTCGCTGTGCCGGAACCGCTCCAGCGGGATGTTCATGTGCAACTCGTCAAGCACCATTCTGCCGAGTGCATCGGTGAAGGCGGCATAAGAGGAGAAACCCAGCCGCGACGCAAACCGCGTCACAGTGGACTGACTGGTGCCTGCCGCCTGCGCCAGGGCAGTCGTCGTCAGCATAGGGAGCTCAGCGGCGTGTTGAAGGATGTAAAGAGCGAGCCGCCTCTGGGCGCCAGAAAATTCTGGCAGCTCGGACTGAAGAAATTGGCGAAAACCGTTCAGATTTATGAAGCCTGGTCTTGACGTTGACATCGATTGACTCCTGACGCATTCTATTCATGTTCAGCCAACTTGAATCGTTTCATCCATCGCCGCACCGAGAGAAGGGGGATACCTTGCTCCAGTTCTACCGTGGATAGCCGCATGCTTGAGATTTCTGAGACTCGTTATGGAAGCAGGGGAACAGTGCATCACGCTCACGCCCGGCCCGCTCTACTTCCTTCATGCGTCACCACCGATGGTCCGGTCCACCCCGGGACCTTCCTGCGGTGAAGCAGAGTTCCGTTCGCCTGAACGGGTGAGGGGTTAGCCGTGATCAAGCTCAATACCTTTTCGATCACCGCACGATGTGAGCACACCGGACAGCTTGGCGTGGCGGTCTCGACGGCCATCCCCTGTGTAGGAATGCTCTGCCCGTTCGTGCAATCCGGCGTTGGTGCCATCGCTACGCAATCTTTCGTAAATCCGTACCTCGGCATCTGGGGGCTGGAGAACCTGGCGCAAGGTCACTCCGCGGAGGCCACGCTGAAAAAGCTCAGTGACCGTGACGACGGCTTTGATCTGCGCCAGATCGCCATTGTCGATGCCAACGGCGAGTCAGCAGCCTTTTCCGGGAATCAGTGTGACGGCTGGTATGGGCACCTGACCGGACGAAACTATGCCGTCGCCGGCAACATGCTCACTGGCCCAGAGACGCTTGAAGCCATGCAGGCCTCGTTTTGCCAGGACATGGCGTTGCCGCTTGCTGAACGCCTGGTTCACGCGCTGGCTGCGGGCCAACGGGCCGGCGGAGATAAGCGTGGGAAGCAGTCGGCAGCGCTGAGAGTGTTCAGTACCGAACAGTATCCACTTGTGGACCTGCGTGTAGATGACCACCCTGACCCTGTGTCTGAACTGGACCGGATCTACCGGGTCGTGGAGCGTCAGCTGCTGCCTTTGATGGACCTGCTTCCCAGCCGCGCTTATCCAGCCGGGCGGCTCGACCTGGACGAAGCGCGCAGGCGCAATCTGGTACAGGCATCAACGGCTCCACCACTGAGCCCTACCAACACCACCTGAAAGCCGGGTGATTGTGCCGGCCTGGTCCGGTTTTCAGCTTCACCCGACATCATTCCTGGCGCAGTCCGTTCAAGCTTTTCCTTCATCCACCCAGCGATTCCTACAGAGTGACAAGGAGTGTTATGCGCCATAACCGTATGATCGGATTTGCTCTCACCATCCTGCTCAGCGGTCTCAGTGTCAGCGACGCGCAGACCCGGGGCGGAACCCTCCGCGTCGGTGGGCAGGCAGATATTGTCGGCCTGGACCCTCACACGGTGTCTGCAGCCTCTTCCGCCTGGGTGGCCGAGCAGATCTATGACTCGTTGCTTACCGTGACGCCCACCGGCGAGCCCGCCCCGTCCATCGCGCAGAAGTGGACTGTGTCGTCCGACGGGCGGACCTATACCTTCAACCTGCGCCCTAACGTGAAATTTTCCGATGGTAAGGCGCTGACCTCCAAGGACGTGGTGTACTCGCTGAAGCGCATCACTGACCCCAAGACTGCCTCTCCACGCCAGAACGATCTTGGAAAAATTGCCTCCATTACTGCACCGAACGCCACGACGGTTGTCATCAAGCTCAAAGAGCCCTTTGCTCCGTTCCTGACGAAGGTCGGTGGCTCGCTGATGGGCATCATGCCCAGCGGCTATGCCGAGGCCAATGACGTCAACAAAAAGCCGATGGGCTCAGGACCGTTCAAGTACGCCGCCTGGGTGCCGGGAGACAGCGTCACCCTGGAGCGCAACCCCCACTATTGGGAGGCTGGCAAACCGTATCTGGACAAGGTCATCTTCAAAGCTCTCAAGGATGACGTTACCCGGATCACCAACGTGCAGACCGGCACTGTGGACCTCGCGCTCAGCGTGCCGCAGAACCAGGTCGATACCCTCAAGAAGTCCTCGAGCATCAAGCTCGTCGGAGGTGCCGGCACCTGGTACGACTATCTGGGCCTGAATCTCACCAAGAAACCGTTTGGCACCCTCAAGGTGCGCCAGGCCATCTCGCTGGCCTTGAACCGTGACGTTATTGTCCGGACCGCTCTGTTCGGCAAGGGCACGCCAATAAACTGCGGACCGATTCCGCCGTCGCACTGGGCGTATGCCGACTGCAAGGTCCAGGTGGCCAACCAGGCGCGGGCAAAGCAGTTGCTCAGCGAGGCAGGCTTTGCGAATGGTTTTGATATGACCATCAAGGTGGGGGCCGACTACAAGTCGCAGGTCAATATCGCTCAATCCATTCAGGCGCAACTCAAACCTCTCAAGATCAACGTCAAGGTCATGCCGATGGAGTGGGGCTCGTTCCTGAACGATTTCAATAAGAAAAATTTCGACGCGGTGGTGCTCGGCTGGATCGGCTCGGTGGACCCCGACGATTACCTGTACTACCAGTTCCGCTCCGGCGAGAAGTTTAACGCTCAGGGCTTCTCAGACAAGACCGTCGACCAGCTGCTTGACCAGGGCCGGCGCACCGTTGATAAGGCCAAGCGGCGGGAAATCTACCGTAAGGCGCAGCAGCGCATTGCAGAGCAGGTTGGCTACGTCTTCCTGCACATCAACGACCAGTACGAAGCGTTCCGGCCGAATGTCCAGGGCTACGTGCACTACTCGACCGGCTCGCTCGAATCCCTGAAAGACACCTTCCTCAAGAAGTAACCTGGCTTCCCGCGTGCTCGTCTTTGCCTTCAAACGTCTGGTGTCCGTGATTCCCATCTTGCTGGGAATCACGGTCATCGCTTACTTCCTGACCCGCACCATTCCTGGTGATGTCGTTGCAGTGATGCTGGGCACCAACGCCGACCCTGAGGTCGCGGCTCAGTTGAGGCGGAACCTGCGTCTGGACCAGCCAATCATCGTCGGGTACTTCGACTGGCTGGCTGCCCTGTTGCGCGGGGACCTGGGGGAATCTATCCGTTCCGGCCTGCCCATCGGTCAGGACCTGATGACCCGGTTCGGCCGCACCGCGCAGCTCACCCTGGCTGCCATTGTTCTGGCCACTGCACTGAGTATTCCGCTTGGCATCCTGGCTGCCGTCCGGCGCAACCGGGCTGCGGACCAGGTCATCAGCATCACCGCCCT
Protein-coding regions in this window:
- a CDS encoding ABC transporter substrate-binding protein, producing the protein MRHNRMIGFALTILLSGLSVSDAQTRGGTLRVGGQADIVGLDPHTVSAASSAWVAEQIYDSLLTVTPTGEPAPSIAQKWTVSSDGRTYTFNLRPNVKFSDGKALTSKDVVYSLKRITDPKTASPRQNDLGKIASITAPNATTVVIKLKEPFAPFLTKVGGSLMGIMPSGYAEANDVNKKPMGSGPFKYAAWVPGDSVTLERNPHYWEAGKPYLDKVIFKALKDDVTRITNVQTGTVDLALSVPQNQVDTLKKSSSIKLVGGAGTWYDYLGLNLTKKPFGTLKVRQAISLALNRDVIVRTALFGKGTPINCGPIPPSHWAYADCKVQVANQARAKQLLSEAGFANGFDMTIKVGADYKSQVNIAQSIQAQLKPLKINVKVMPMEWGSFLNDFNKKNFDAVVLGWIGSVDPDDYLYYQFRSGEKFNAQGFSDKTVDQLLDQGRRTVDKAKRREIYRKAQQRIAEQVGYVFLHINDQYEAFRPNVQGYVHYSTGSLESLKDTFLKK
- a CDS encoding DUF1028 domain-containing protein, translating into MIKLNTFSITARCEHTGQLGVAVSTAIPCVGMLCPFVQSGVGAIATQSFVNPYLGIWGLENLAQGHSAEATLKKLSDRDDGFDLRQIAIVDANGESAAFSGNQCDGWYGHLTGRNYAVAGNMLTGPETLEAMQASFCQDMALPLAERLVHALAAGQRAGGDKRGKQSAALRVFSTEQYPLVDLRVDDHPDPVSELDRIYRVVERQLLPLMDLLPSRAYPAGRLDLDEARRRNLVQASTAPPLSPTNTT
- a CDS encoding PAS domain S-box protein — encoded protein: MLIPSSNRSGFEPLQGTLLDALPSPTWILDGQGTIIFANKAYQVQLRLPEMPVLRQHFTEFLGAHQQDAGAHAWRHAQDTRAPFALELQLPLEQGNDCVLAQAQFSYLTGFDDQWLVTLTPLQTDDVEHHELLTALDQINEAISAQLDEEGLAQTVTDAAVRLTCAQCGVFIYTLKDQRGEQLPQYSLSGVPKDTFVNSPLHHMASAFAPKVDDRGILRADDITQDARFGRAPACEAMPQGSLAVRSFLAIPAISRSGEVIGRFFFSHERPGIFNGRSERLATIIAAQAASALDNTQLKQDARMNERRFQSLVQASAQIVWSCTPHGEFPGEQPSWSRFTGQNAEQQLGRGWLDAIHPDDRKDVLQAWMRAVETQCLYEVQHRLRRHDGQYRFMQARATPVLSDNGQLVEWIGTHEDVTERHEAEMQLREREERYRALVEYTIAGVTRISLDGTFIDVNPAAAAFLGYSQEQLAGMSVKDVTHPDDLNDTFAALGRVLSGEVAATTLEKRYVRGDGTIVWSNSGVTVVRSETGEPQYIIAVISNITERKLAEAELHRLNLELETRVRDRTRDLEQERRFLRALLESLAEGIVACDAHGQVNLFNDASTRFFGLPAAPLRPIEWPAHFGLYQLDGLTPLSVEEVPLYRALSGEQVRDQPIVIAPERAPRRYVTASGSAIFGPGGEKLGAVVALHDVTAQREAEQAVERVTQDLKRSNAELTRFAAVASHDLKAPLRTIGSQLQLLQRRYGGQLDEKADRMISFTVEAANRMDALIDDLLAYAQLGQQRRVTDVNAHLVMQDVLANLDATIQARNAHVSVGHLPWVKADETLFRQILQNLVGNALKFQPTGRAPRVRVSAIQERAFVHFTVKDNGIGIAPAYFDQIFEVFHRLHAASVYPGSGLGLAIVRKSIEEQDGRIWVESTEGEGAAFHFTLPAAKVTAQFR
- a CDS encoding MurR/RpiR family transcriptional regulator — translated: MSTSRPGFINLNGFRQFLQSELPEFSGAQRRLALYILQHAAELPMLTTTALAQAAGTSQSTVTRFASRLGFSSYAAFTDALGRMVLDELHMNIPLERFRHSEGNGGLASLINQEILHLRSLQSLVETKAFHRSVELLTQSRSVLVAGCAASTSLAVHTHLYLSRLRPQVQCATEFNASLFTQAVHYSAGDCALLFSVPRMTGDLARMLGLLQQRDVQVILVTDPSGLIFTEGVTETLVVPVSNTPTTAVPASMMMLASLLIDATALRLPEDSLRNLQRFEGLAKAGNLFVANDPAVRPGWTDPTRHPEEVLSH